One Vespa crabro chromosome 1, iyVesCrab1.2, whole genome shotgun sequence genomic region harbors:
- the LOC124430787 gene encoding zinc/cadmium resistance protein isoform X1: protein MERTKCERLLYSISTKIMGRYTGKKCRLLTMLGLTALLFLVEIVVGYVTNSMALIADSFHMLSDVAALVVAFLSVKMSPKKWSKNTFGWARAEVLGALVNAVFLVALCFSITVEACKRFIEVEEIHEAKLLVSVGALGLFVNLIGLCLFREHGSSHDHSHGISRSHNRLSTLVGTDDNENDNTYRPPTAQVKRTHGHTHDASQMNMRGVFLHVLSDAVGSVNVIASALIVWLTKWQYRFYIDPALSLLLVILMLRSVWPLFRESALILLQTVPTHIQVDAIQQRLLENVDGVLAVHEFHVWQLAGDRIIASAHIRCRNLSEYMKIAEQVKEFFHNEGIHSTTIQPEFIDYQSNSEIKDTPTEDCVLDCPKTDKPCNHATCCGPSKQGRESPSPGETPYMCRQRNSLARSTTSIGGTKQQEVNEMERGHLLSLSGSHHSIQLPHSHINTPTV from the exons ATGGAAAGGACAAAGTGTGAGCGATTATTATACTCA ATTTCCACAAAAATTATGGGACGTTACACAGGAAAGAAATGTCGCCTTTTAACAATGTTAGGACTCACAGcgcttttatttttagtaGAGATAGTTGTCGGTTATGTGACCAATTCAATGGCTTTAATAGCTGATAGTTTTCACATGTTATCGGATGTAGCTGCATTAGTCGTTGCATTTCTTTCTGTGAAG atgtCGCCGAAAAAGTGGTCCAAAAACACTTTTGGATGGGCTAGAGCTGAGGTATTAGGTGCTCTTGTTAATGCAGTTTTTTTAGTTGCCTTATGCTTTAGCATTACTGTGGAGGCATGCAAAAGATTCATTGAAGTGGAAGAAATACATGAAGCTAAACTTCTTGTGTCTGTGGGTGCGCTTGGTCTATTCGTGAACTTAATAGGTTTATGCTTATTTCGTG aacATGGAAGTTCTCACGATCATTCGCATGGTATATCACGTAGTCATAACAGACTAAGCACATTAGTAGGCACAgatgacaatgaaaatgacaacACTTACAGACCACCAACGGCACAAGTAAAAAGAACACATGGCCATACACATGATGCAAGTCAAATGAATATGCGTGGTGTGTTCCTTCATGTATTGTCCGATGCAGTGGGTTCTGTCAATGTAATTGCCTCGGCTTTGATAGTATGGCTTACAAAATGGCAATACAG attttatattgatccagcattatcactattattggtTATTCTCATGTTACGTTCTGTTTGGCCATTGTTTCGGGAGTCGGCACTAATTCTTTTACAAACAGTACCGACACATATTcag gttGATGCAATACAACAACGTTTATTGGAAAATGTTGATGGTGTATTAGCTGTACATGAATTTCATGTATGGCAACTAGCTGGTGATCGTATTATAGCTTCCGCGCACATAAGATGTAGAAATCTTTCAGAATATATGAAAATCGCAGAACAAGTTAAAGAATTTTTCCATAACGAGGGTATACATTCTACTACAATACAACCAGAGTTTATTGAT TATCAATCAAATAGCGAAATTAAAGATACACCAACAGAGGATTGTGTACTGGATTGTCCAAAGACTGATAAACCTTGCAACCATGCTACTTGTTGCGGTCCCTCTAAACAG GGTCGTGAATCTCCTTCGCCGGGGGAAACACCATATATGTGCAGGCAGCGTAACAGCTTGGCACGTTCAACTACTTCTATAGGAGGTACAAAACAACAGGAAGTGAACGAGATGGAGCGAGGACATTTACTTTCTCTATCTGGTTCTCATCATTCCATCCAACTTCCGCATTCTCATATTAACACGCCGACAGTTTGA
- the LOC124430787 gene encoding zinc transporter 1 isoform X2: MGRYTGKKCRLLTMLGLTALLFLVEIVVGYVTNSMALIADSFHMLSDVAALVVAFLSVKMSPKKWSKNTFGWARAEVLGALVNAVFLVALCFSITVEACKRFIEVEEIHEAKLLVSVGALGLFVNLIGLCLFREHGSSHDHSHGISRSHNRLSTLVGTDDNENDNTYRPPTAQVKRTHGHTHDASQMNMRGVFLHVLSDAVGSVNVIASALIVWLTKWQYRFYIDPALSLLLVILMLRSVWPLFRESALILLQTVPTHIQVDAIQQRLLENVDGVLAVHEFHVWQLAGDRIIASAHIRCRNLSEYMKIAEQVKEFFHNEGIHSTTIQPEFIDYQSNSEIKDTPTEDCVLDCPKTDKPCNHATCCGPSKQGRESPSPGETPYMCRQRNSLARSTTSIGGTKQQEVNEMERGHLLSLSGSHHSIQLPHSHINTPTV; this comes from the exons ATGGGACGTTACACAGGAAAGAAATGTCGCCTTTTAACAATGTTAGGACTCACAGcgcttttatttttagtaGAGATAGTTGTCGGTTATGTGACCAATTCAATGGCTTTAATAGCTGATAGTTTTCACATGTTATCGGATGTAGCTGCATTAGTCGTTGCATTTCTTTCTGTGAAG atgtCGCCGAAAAAGTGGTCCAAAAACACTTTTGGATGGGCTAGAGCTGAGGTATTAGGTGCTCTTGTTAATGCAGTTTTTTTAGTTGCCTTATGCTTTAGCATTACTGTGGAGGCATGCAAAAGATTCATTGAAGTGGAAGAAATACATGAAGCTAAACTTCTTGTGTCTGTGGGTGCGCTTGGTCTATTCGTGAACTTAATAGGTTTATGCTTATTTCGTG aacATGGAAGTTCTCACGATCATTCGCATGGTATATCACGTAGTCATAACAGACTAAGCACATTAGTAGGCACAgatgacaatgaaaatgacaacACTTACAGACCACCAACGGCACAAGTAAAAAGAACACATGGCCATACACATGATGCAAGTCAAATGAATATGCGTGGTGTGTTCCTTCATGTATTGTCCGATGCAGTGGGTTCTGTCAATGTAATTGCCTCGGCTTTGATAGTATGGCTTACAAAATGGCAATACAG attttatattgatccagcattatcactattattggtTATTCTCATGTTACGTTCTGTTTGGCCATTGTTTCGGGAGTCGGCACTAATTCTTTTACAAACAGTACCGACACATATTcag gttGATGCAATACAACAACGTTTATTGGAAAATGTTGATGGTGTATTAGCTGTACATGAATTTCATGTATGGCAACTAGCTGGTGATCGTATTATAGCTTCCGCGCACATAAGATGTAGAAATCTTTCAGAATATATGAAAATCGCAGAACAAGTTAAAGAATTTTTCCATAACGAGGGTATACATTCTACTACAATACAACCAGAGTTTATTGAT TATCAATCAAATAGCGAAATTAAAGATACACCAACAGAGGATTGTGTACTGGATTGTCCAAAGACTGATAAACCTTGCAACCATGCTACTTGTTGCGGTCCCTCTAAACAG GGTCGTGAATCTCCTTCGCCGGGGGAAACACCATATATGTGCAGGCAGCGTAACAGCTTGGCACGTTCAACTACTTCTATAGGAGGTACAAAACAACAGGAAGTGAACGAGATGGAGCGAGGACATTTACTTTCTCTATCTGGTTCTCATCATTCCATCCAACTTCCGCATTCTCATATTAACACGCCGACAGTTTGA
- the LOC124430548 gene encoding sorting nexin-29 isoform X1 produces MTVISTSFTTLQMMSAMVPGTHNVISNEQSCHHTIERQKLLEDLLDAAKKCYIRFGGRAELATESDTCVAQLCFILEAIFSHGLRTNCIEKVNLALKHVSALVSGSNAKSLNTIDAAFWPCIKDQLTWHEQERFSVLRKVRTDYGRGRAWLRAILNERSLERNLHTIINPDKLSLFYEEWAFLLDQEKCAALPNVAAGLSAILFAIRIDNEELDNNLKVKNSEKLNGEQSELIISIMPGSLNLKQGKVQKKVPTHIISFDNDSEEQGQSTDVSTSINEHTSFNNASILTKHSSSASISEVQLDLNDSNAVANTSSTENEYVESLDEGKILTPVTDADNLGLVPTSPLDQTFDDMLVSLPNYLNKTTDITEPAVEATEHLVNLDDRTNTENLDAETLRLKLLTMDELLEQAREDAMTSRLLLNRFQRQHQNFVEKHQLQLQTLNRENELLRQQLRKYVTAVQMLRKESDSTYSIERDTSSIRHTEAEQYEAKLIQVADMHAELMEFNAKLTLQLANRDKLIQILQTELECLRGSFNEDDLPLESPCLIHIWIPSVFLTGQPSDIHHVYQIYIRIQDIEWNIYRRYAQFYEFHKELIKHDAIVTAYEFPPKKTIGNKDAKFVEERRQKLQEWLRRVVGRLTQCSMFSSNPSRQTLVSLLPFFGDRPNGDNINKNNTTKNALSSPQYMGL; encoded by the exons ATGACAGTTATCTCCACTAGTTTCACG ACTTTGCAAATGATGTCAGCTATGGTACCAGGTACGCATAATGTTATAAGTAATGAACAAAGTTGTCATCATACAATAGAAAGACAAAAGTTACTTGAAGACTTGTTGGATGCTGCAAAAAAGTGTTACATTAGATTTGGAGGTCGTGCAGAATTAGCAACAGAATCAGACACATGCGTTGCTCAACTCTGTTTTATACTCGAAGCAATTTTTAGTCATGGATTGCGCACTAATTGTATAGAAAAAGTTAATTTAGCTTTAaa ACATGTTTCTGCTTTAGTATCTGGTAGCAATGCTAAATCTTTAAATACAATTGATGCAGCATTTTGGCCATGTATAAAAGATCAATTAACATGGCATGAACAAGAACGTTTTAGCGTTTTAAGAAAGGTACGCACTGATTATGGCCGTGGTAGAGCATGGCTAAGAGCAATTTTAAATGAGCGCTCTTTGGAACGAAATTTACATACTATTATAAATCCagataaattatctttattttatgaaGAATGGGCTTTTTTATTGGATCAAGAGAAATGTGCAGCATTGCCAAATGTAGCAGCAG gACTTAGTGCAATTTTATTTGCAATAAGAATAGATAATGAAGAATTGGACAACaatttaaaagttaaaaattcaGAGAAATTAAATGGCGAACAATCAGAacttattatatctataatgccag gCTCTCTGAATTTAAAACAAGGAAAGGTACAAAAAAAAGTGCCAActcatattatttcttttgataatGATAGTGAAGAACAAGGACAATCTACTGATGTTAGTACCAGTATTAATGAGCACACTTCTTTTAATAATGCTTCTATTTTAACAAAACATTCTTCATCTGCATCTATATCAGAAGTGCAACTGGATCTCAACGATTCTAATGCTGTTGCAAATACAAGTTCTACAGAAAATGAATATGT TGAATCTCTGGATGAAGGAAAGATTTTAACTCCTGTGACAGATGCTGATAATTTAGGACTTGTTCCCACATCACCTCTAGATCAAACATTTGATGATATGTTAGTTAGCTTaccaaattatttaaat AAAACAACAGATATTACTGAACCTGCAGTAGAAGCAACAGAGCATCTTGTCAATTTAGATGATCGTACAAATACAGAAAATTTAGATGCAGAAACATTACGGTTGAAACTTTTAACTATGGATGAACTCTTAGAACAAGCTAGAGAGGATGCTATGACCAGTAGATTGCTGTTAAATCGCTTTCAAAGACAGCATCAAAATTTTGTTGAGAAACATCAACTGCAGTTGCAGACATTAAACAG GGAGAATGAACTCTTAAGGCAACAATTACGTAAATATGTGACAGCTGTACAAATGCTAAGAAAGGAATCTGATTCTACATAttcaatagaaagagatacttCATCAATTCGTCACACTGAAGCAGAACAGTATGAAGCAAAATTGATTCAAGTTGCAGATATGCATGCAGAATTAATGGAGTTCAATGCTAAGTTAACTTTACAATTGGCAAACAG GGacaaattaatacaaattttgcAAACTGAATTGGAGTGCCTTCGAGGTTCTTTCAATGAGGATGATTTACCATTGGAATCTCCATGCCTTATTCATATATGGATACCATCTGTTTTCCTAACAGGACAGCCCTCTGATATTCATCATGTATATCAA atatatatacgtatacaggATATTGAATGGAATATTTACAGGCGATATGCACAGTTTTATGAATTCCATAAAGAATTGATAAAACATGATGCGATTGTGACTGCTTATGAATTTCCTCCAAAGAAAACAATaggaaataaa GATGCTAAATTTGTAGAAGAAAGGAGACAAAAATTACAAGAATGGCTAAGACGTGTTGTTGGACGATTAACACAATGTTCTATGTTTTCTTCTAATCCAAGCAGGCAAACTCTTGTATCGTTGTTACCTTTTTTCGG tgACAGGCCCAATGgcgataatataaacaaaaataataccaCAAAAAATGCACTATCTTCTCCTCAATATATGGGTTTATAA
- the LOC124430548 gene encoding sorting nexin-29 isoform X2 has product MMSAMVPGTHNVISNEQSCHHTIERQKLLEDLLDAAKKCYIRFGGRAELATESDTCVAQLCFILEAIFSHGLRTNCIEKVNLALKHVSALVSGSNAKSLNTIDAAFWPCIKDQLTWHEQERFSVLRKVRTDYGRGRAWLRAILNERSLERNLHTIINPDKLSLFYEEWAFLLDQEKCAALPNVAAGLSAILFAIRIDNEELDNNLKVKNSEKLNGEQSELIISIMPGSLNLKQGKVQKKVPTHIISFDNDSEEQGQSTDVSTSINEHTSFNNASILTKHSSSASISEVQLDLNDSNAVANTSSTENEYVESLDEGKILTPVTDADNLGLVPTSPLDQTFDDMLVSLPNYLNKTTDITEPAVEATEHLVNLDDRTNTENLDAETLRLKLLTMDELLEQAREDAMTSRLLLNRFQRQHQNFVEKHQLQLQTLNRENELLRQQLRKYVTAVQMLRKESDSTYSIERDTSSIRHTEAEQYEAKLIQVADMHAELMEFNAKLTLQLANRDKLIQILQTELECLRGSFNEDDLPLESPCLIHIWIPSVFLTGQPSDIHHVYQIYIRIQDIEWNIYRRYAQFYEFHKELIKHDAIVTAYEFPPKKTIGNKDAKFVEERRQKLQEWLRRVVGRLTQCSMFSSNPSRQTLVSLLPFFGDRPNGDNINKNNTTKNALSSPQYMGL; this is encoded by the exons ATGATGTCAGCTATGGTACCAGGTACGCATAATGTTATAAGTAATGAACAAAGTTGTCATCATACAATAGAAAGACAAAAGTTACTTGAAGACTTGTTGGATGCTGCAAAAAAGTGTTACATTAGATTTGGAGGTCGTGCAGAATTAGCAACAGAATCAGACACATGCGTTGCTCAACTCTGTTTTATACTCGAAGCAATTTTTAGTCATGGATTGCGCACTAATTGTATAGAAAAAGTTAATTTAGCTTTAaa ACATGTTTCTGCTTTAGTATCTGGTAGCAATGCTAAATCTTTAAATACAATTGATGCAGCATTTTGGCCATGTATAAAAGATCAATTAACATGGCATGAACAAGAACGTTTTAGCGTTTTAAGAAAGGTACGCACTGATTATGGCCGTGGTAGAGCATGGCTAAGAGCAATTTTAAATGAGCGCTCTTTGGAACGAAATTTACATACTATTATAAATCCagataaattatctttattttatgaaGAATGGGCTTTTTTATTGGATCAAGAGAAATGTGCAGCATTGCCAAATGTAGCAGCAG gACTTAGTGCAATTTTATTTGCAATAAGAATAGATAATGAAGAATTGGACAACaatttaaaagttaaaaattcaGAGAAATTAAATGGCGAACAATCAGAacttattatatctataatgccag gCTCTCTGAATTTAAAACAAGGAAAGGTACAAAAAAAAGTGCCAActcatattatttcttttgataatGATAGTGAAGAACAAGGACAATCTACTGATGTTAGTACCAGTATTAATGAGCACACTTCTTTTAATAATGCTTCTATTTTAACAAAACATTCTTCATCTGCATCTATATCAGAAGTGCAACTGGATCTCAACGATTCTAATGCTGTTGCAAATACAAGTTCTACAGAAAATGAATATGT TGAATCTCTGGATGAAGGAAAGATTTTAACTCCTGTGACAGATGCTGATAATTTAGGACTTGTTCCCACATCACCTCTAGATCAAACATTTGATGATATGTTAGTTAGCTTaccaaattatttaaat AAAACAACAGATATTACTGAACCTGCAGTAGAAGCAACAGAGCATCTTGTCAATTTAGATGATCGTACAAATACAGAAAATTTAGATGCAGAAACATTACGGTTGAAACTTTTAACTATGGATGAACTCTTAGAACAAGCTAGAGAGGATGCTATGACCAGTAGATTGCTGTTAAATCGCTTTCAAAGACAGCATCAAAATTTTGTTGAGAAACATCAACTGCAGTTGCAGACATTAAACAG GGAGAATGAACTCTTAAGGCAACAATTACGTAAATATGTGACAGCTGTACAAATGCTAAGAAAGGAATCTGATTCTACATAttcaatagaaagagatacttCATCAATTCGTCACACTGAAGCAGAACAGTATGAAGCAAAATTGATTCAAGTTGCAGATATGCATGCAGAATTAATGGAGTTCAATGCTAAGTTAACTTTACAATTGGCAAACAG GGacaaattaatacaaattttgcAAACTGAATTGGAGTGCCTTCGAGGTTCTTTCAATGAGGATGATTTACCATTGGAATCTCCATGCCTTATTCATATATGGATACCATCTGTTTTCCTAACAGGACAGCCCTCTGATATTCATCATGTATATCAA atatatatacgtatacaggATATTGAATGGAATATTTACAGGCGATATGCACAGTTTTATGAATTCCATAAAGAATTGATAAAACATGATGCGATTGTGACTGCTTATGAATTTCCTCCAAAGAAAACAATaggaaataaa GATGCTAAATTTGTAGAAGAAAGGAGACAAAAATTACAAGAATGGCTAAGACGTGTTGTTGGACGATTAACACAATGTTCTATGTTTTCTTCTAATCCAAGCAGGCAAACTCTTGTATCGTTGTTACCTTTTTTCGG tgACAGGCCCAATGgcgataatataaacaaaaataataccaCAAAAAATGCACTATCTTCTCCTCAATATATGGGTTTATAA